One window of the Lytechinus variegatus isolate NC3 chromosome 3, Lvar_3.0, whole genome shotgun sequence genome contains the following:
- the LOC121411485 gene encoding magnesium transporter NIPA2-like: MGGEEERSSSDLTVGLLLAISSTVFIGSSGIVKKKALIKIHAYATRAGDGGHAYLKEWLWWAGFGLLATGEFLNFIAYAFAPALLVTPLGALSVLVTAVLSHYFLKENLNLLGKVGCMQCIFGSTIMVLHAPAEKGANTLAELSILLQESVFVTYIVGLLIVVIVLIYVVSPTYGHKNILVYLSICSLVGSLSVLACKGFGIAVKEFSKGTNTFLFPITWFLLTSLVICILMSMHYLNKALDTFNAAVIAPIHYVFFTTCVVTASGILFKEWASMSIQDSLSTLAGFGVIFMGIYLLHTFKDANISMDAVTLMSPKTKGEDLSLMNSHSEVVSMDSDTESTGHMKSTSERVRFL, from the exons ATGGGAGGTGAAGAAGAAAGATCCAGTAGTGATCTGACAGTTGGATTGTTGCTTGCCATCAGCTCAACGGTATTTATTGGATCAAGTGGGATAGTCAAGAAGAAGGCTCTTATTAAGATTCATGCATATGCAACAAGAGCAG GTGATGGTGGCCATGCATATCTGAAGGAATGGCTCTGGTGGGCAGGCTTTGGACTGC TGGCTACTGGGGAGTTCCTCAACTTCATTGCCTATGCCTTTGCCCCAGCTCTCCTCGTCACCCCGCTTGGTGCTCTTAGTGTTTTAGTTAC GGCTGTATTATCCCATTACTTCTTGAAAGAAAATCTTAACTTACTTGGTAAAGTCGGCTGTATGCAGTGTATATTTGGGTCAACCATCATGGTTTTACACGCACCGGCAGAAAAAGGGGCCAACACATTGGCTGAACTGTCCATACTTTTACAAGAGTCAG TATTTGTAACATACATCGTAGGACTATTAATAGTGGTGATCGTCCTCATCTACGTAGTCTCACCAACGTATGGCCATAAAAACATCTTGGTCTACCTCTCTATTTGCTCCTTGGTGGGCTCCCTCTCTGTCCTCGCTTGTAAAGGTTTCGGCATCGCCGTCAAGGAATTCTCCAAAGGCACAAACACTTTCCTCTTCCCCATCACGTGGTTCCTGCTGACAAGCCTTGTAATCTGTATATTAATGAGCATGCACTATTTGAACAAAGCTCTGGACACCTTCAACGCCGCGGTCATCGCTCCGATCCATTACGTGTTCTTCACGACGTGTGTGGTGACCGCTTCGGGGATACTCTTCAAGGAGTGGGCCAGCATGAGCATACAGGACTCGTTATCCACGCTCGCCGGCTTTGGGGTCATCTTTATGGGCATCTATCTCCTCCATACCTTCAAGGATGCGAATATATCAATGGACGCTGTCACTCTGATGTCGCCAAAGACCAAGGGCGAAGATCTGTCGCTGATGAATAGTCACAGTGAGGTCGTCTCTATGGATAGTGATACAGAGTCAACAG